The DNA region tttccaagagaaaagACTGAGATATGAATGCCTGAGGAACAGCAGTAGCACATCTGACTCCAGAAATAGCTAAGACCTAAGAAATTAAGTAGGTAAGTAAAGATATATTCATGGCATTTTAACCACTTAATCAACTAGAATGGCAGACAAacatgcaataaataaatattatataaaagcaGATTGTTATCAGtaaatgagaattattttaaaatctcaaatttgCACAACTTAcataaatttttctaatattgcTTTATTCGTAATACATAATGATGATCAGACACACTAAGGTGCAGAGACACACATTATAACACACTAtacaaatgtgtgtgcatgtgttgcaCACTGACAGTGTGACTGCTTTATCACTAAGAGTCTGTGGAGATAAGATTGTACAAAACTAAATGATGTATATTTTTCTCACATGATTGGCATTCTTCCTATTCTGCTCCCTGGCAGAGTGGATCCTGGATGCAGTAGAGTCTCTGCTCATGAACAGAAAGGGACTGACAGCTGGGAAACACCCAGTCAATATTGCAGCCGTGTTCAACAGAAGCCAGCTGGGATTATAAATAACACCTAAACTAACTTGGAACATGCAGGAAAGTGTGTACAAAGAGACAAAGGTGCTCACCAGGAGGAGGATAGTTTTGGTGGCTCTGGACTCAGGGGAGGACCTGAGGGAGCTGGCTTTATGAACACACTGCATTCTCTGCTTGTGCCTGTGCAGGATGAGCACCATGGAGCTGCTGGCCCAGAGCATGAGCCCCACACACAGGGCATCAGGGAATGTGAGAAATGCTGCCTGCAGTGAATTTAAGGTTCTATCATGTCGAACAGCAGAACAGTATCCAAAATCTTTCAGGCTTGTGATGTTTTTGTTGCTCTTTTGTCCAGTTATGTAcataagaaaaatgacatttacaaGGAGATACAGGATCCAGTTCAGGTTTCTGGAGAAGCCAATGTACTTGGAAATATTCACTTTAAGCTCTGAACAGCTGGAGTCTGCAGGACTAATCTTAATGGCCTGGAAGACACTCAGGAGGCAGGTGCTGCCAATGGacacacccctgcccaccctgtgAAGATAGAAAAGCAGCTTGCATCCAACATCATTGAGGACAATTTTCACTCCAAAAGCTGTCACTGTCTGGGGAACTCCTCTACACAGGAGAGTTAACAAGTTGGCCACAATCAAGTGCTGAAGAATCCAGTCTGTGTGTCTTACCCTGCACCCAGTGAAGTAAAGGACCAGGTaatggaggagaagggaggaattGCCCAAAGCTCCAACCACAGTCTGTGCCAGGAAGATGATGCCTACAGCCACATCACTGGCTGCCATCCTGCCAGTTCCCTGCTGTCCCATCCAGAGTGTCCTGCAGGGGAACAGGAGGCCTGGGCTGTACATGTCCTGTCAACCAAAACCCAGCATTGCCCACTCCCCAGAGTTTCCACTGTGAAAGCttacttaatgttttattttcattatcaggTTGTAATGAGCCTGGTGTGACTAGCTAAGGCATGAAGTGTGTATAGATCCCGGCTGTGAAGGCAGAACATGGTGATTCTGGAATCTTCACAACATGAGGCAGGTGCTGAGATGATTTTGCTGATGACCAGGAGAACTGGGGCATAAAGGTTAATTCTCTATCCAAATTTGTACTCTGATCAAGTGCTGAGAGGTGTCTTGAAACTGCCTGACTGGTTACAGAGAGGGTGGATGAGCCACAGCCATTCCTAAAGTTAATGATTGGAGTTTTTCTATCCAGCTCATATTTAGTTCTGCTTTTCTATATTCCTGTTATCTTC from Urocitellus parryii isolate mUroPar1 chromosome 15, mUroPar1.hap1, whole genome shotgun sequence includes:
- the LOC113177359 gene encoding vomeronasal type-1 receptor 4-like, which gives rise to MAASDVAVGIIFLAQTVVGALGNSSLLLHYLVLYFTGCRVRHTDWILQHLIVANLLTLLCRGVPQTVTAFGVKIVLNDVGCKLLFYLHRVGRGVSIGSTCLLSVFQAIKISPADSSCSELKVNISKYIGFSRNLNWILYLLVNVIFLMYITGQKSNKNITSLKDFGYCSAVRHDRTLNSLQAAFLTFPDALCVGLMLWASSSMVLILHRHKQRMQCVHKASSLRSSPESRATKTILLLVSTFVSLYTLSCMFQVSLGVIYNPSWLLLNTAAILTGCFPAVSPFLFMSRDSTASRIHSAREQNRKNANHVRKIYII